From the Exiguobacterium aurantiacum genome, one window contains:
- a CDS encoding LCP family protein, which translates to MEQDSRKKRPVWKIVLLVLGLVLLIGGSAFGYFVFKANETAENTNSELTRGDKSDRREETVDLTKDHFSVLLAGVDGGASLEEGRTDSLMVATFNKESRQVTLVSIPRDSYVDIVTDGSEFKDKINHAYAYGGIDTTIATVEKLFDIPIDYYATINFDGIEDLVDAVGGVEVDVLVPISGRATGNVELEPGVQTLNGKEALAYARMRKDDPEGDVGRAKRQQQVLEAIINEATTINSFTKLNRIMNAVGDNIRTNMSLAEASQLQPYTKSLRSFNQETLAGGDLTIGGVYYYELDPADLSEKRSLLKTELGLPVTAEDSETETDNGLMDTEEGFSETTTY; encoded by the coding sequence ATGGAACAAGACTCCCGCAAGAAACGTCCCGTGTGGAAGATCGTCCTGCTCGTGCTCGGCCTCGTCCTATTAATCGGCGGGTCGGCCTTCGGCTACTTCGTCTTCAAGGCGAACGAGACGGCGGAGAACACGAACAGCGAGCTGACACGCGGCGACAAGTCGGACCGTCGCGAAGAGACGGTCGACCTGACGAAAGATCACTTCTCCGTCTTGCTCGCCGGCGTCGATGGCGGCGCCTCGCTCGAAGAAGGACGGACCGACTCGCTCATGGTGGCGACGTTCAACAAGGAATCGCGCCAAGTGACACTCGTCAGCATCCCGCGTGACTCATACGTCGATATCGTCACGGATGGCAGCGAGTTCAAGGACAAGATCAACCATGCGTATGCCTACGGCGGTATCGACACGACGATCGCGACGGTCGAGAAGCTGTTCGACATCCCCATCGACTACTACGCGACAATCAACTTTGACGGCATCGAGGATCTCGTCGATGCGGTCGGCGGTGTCGAGGTCGATGTGCTCGTCCCAATCTCGGGCCGGGCGACCGGTAACGTCGAACTTGAACCAGGCGTCCAGACGTTAAACGGCAAAGAAGCGCTCGCCTACGCGCGCATGCGCAAAGACGATCCCGAGGGTGACGTCGGGCGCGCGAAACGTCAACAGCAAGTACTCGAGGCCATCATCAACGAGGCGACGACGATCAATTCGTTCACGAAGCTCAACCGGATCATGAATGCGGTCGGCGATAACATCCGAACGAACATGTCGCTCGCTGAGGCGTCACAGTTGCAGCCGTATACGAAGTCGCTCCGCTCGTTCAACCAGGAGACGCTCGCAGGCGGCGATTTGACGATCGGTGGCGTCTACTATTACGAGCTCGACCCGGCCGATTTGAGCGAGAAACGATCGCTCTTGAAGACCGAGCTCGGCCTGCCGGTGACGGCGGAGGACTCCGAGACGGAGACGGATAATGGCTTGATGGACACCGAAGAGGGGTTCAGCGAGACGACGACGTACTGA
- a CDS encoding acyltransferase family protein: MRNHWYDNIKGVLVLLVVFGHLLTDVRGAYDDILPKWVYLFLYTFHMPLFIMLSGYFFWENRYLRVIQLFVVYIIWQVILGSWFAFTEGIPLLSLENPGLNILTPYWALWYLMAIIVWYVITPYVTQLKGYVLYALLFALLFGFQAESTGFFALRKVIMFYPFFLIGNWMSERNTMNFFELPKRAEQRNRYRMGGFAVFTTLTLGLLASMSFQSESAFYHIGNLFKFRFAYETAVPEAIWSGPFAFLIVYTVSILMAISFALIIPGRELPVITRAGKYSLYIYLVHVFLVVAWKAFVPAGFMPTSWLQLLVLFGVAFLIVLVIISPPVVKLLKPLVEIDVRRVQDVKDAKP; this comes from the coding sequence ATGCGAAATCATTGGTACGATAATATTAAAGGCGTGCTCGTCTTGCTCGTCGTCTTCGGTCACTTGCTGACCGATGTGCGCGGCGCTTATGACGACATCTTGCCGAAATGGGTCTATTTGTTCTTATACACGTTCCACATGCCGTTATTCATCATGTTGAGCGGTTACTTCTTCTGGGAGAACCGCTATTTGCGCGTCATCCAGTTGTTCGTCGTCTACATCATCTGGCAGGTCATTCTCGGTTCCTGGTTCGCCTTCACCGAGGGCATCCCGCTCTTGTCGCTCGAGAACCCGGGGCTGAACATCTTGACGCCGTATTGGGCGCTTTGGTATTTGATGGCGATCATCGTTTGGTACGTCATCACCCCATACGTGACCCAGTTGAAAGGATACGTGCTGTACGCGCTCCTCTTCGCGCTCTTATTCGGCTTCCAGGCCGAGTCGACCGGTTTTTTCGCGCTCCGGAAAGTCATCATGTTCTATCCGTTCTTCTTGATCGGGAACTGGATGAGCGAACGGAACACGATGAACTTCTTCGAGTTGCCGAAGCGGGCCGAGCAACGGAACCGGTATCGAATGGGTGGCTTCGCCGTCTTCACGACGCTCACGCTCGGGCTGCTCGCCTCGATGAGTTTTCAAAGCGAGAGCGCGTTCTATCATATCGGCAACTTGTTCAAGTTCCGGTTCGCCTATGAGACGGCGGTGCCGGAGGCCATCTGGAGCGGGCCGTTCGCCTTCTTGATCGTCTACACGGTGTCGATCCTCATGGCGATCAGTTTTGCGCTCATCATTCCGGGTCGCGAGCTGCCGGTCATCACCCGGGCCGGGAAATATAGTCTCTACATTTATTTGGTGCACGTCTTCCTCGTCGTCGCCTGGAAGGCGTTCGTGCCGGCCGGTTTCATGCCGACGTCGTGGCTCCAGTTGCTCGTCTTGTTCGGCGTCGCCTTCTTGATCGTCCTGGTGATTATCAGCCCGCCGGTCGTCAAGCTATTGAAGCCGCTCGTCGAGATCGACGTCCGCCGGGTCCAAGATGTGAAGGACGCAAAACCGTAA
- a CDS encoding alpha/beta hydrolase encodes MIHQFIKGTTETTLVLLHGTGGTEQDLIPLARELAPEVNILTLRGDVLENGMSRFFRRHAEGVLDLEDLKRQTERFLTFLDDASTEYGIDRDKMIPLGYSNGANLIGSALYRKQAFHASLLFHPMVPDRSLTLPDLTGANVFISAGERDPICPKTETEELTSTLRGAGADVELFYHGGGHELRMEEVEAARAWLTPFLG; translated from the coding sequence ACGACCGAGACGACACTCGTTTTATTGCACGGGACAGGAGGGACGGAGCAGGATTTGATTCCGCTCGCCCGCGAACTCGCCCCTGAAGTGAACATTTTGACGCTCCGGGGGGACGTGCTCGAGAACGGTATGTCCCGCTTCTTCCGTCGTCACGCGGAAGGCGTCCTCGACCTCGAGGACTTGAAGAGGCAGACGGAACGGTTCTTGACGTTCTTGGATGATGCCTCGACAGAGTACGGCATCGACCGTGACAAGATGATCCCGCTCGGCTATTCGAACGGGGCCAACTTGATCGGTTCGGCGCTTTATCGGAAGCAAGCGTTCCACGCCTCGCTCTTGTTCCACCCGATGGTGCCCGACCGCTCGCTCACGTTGCCAGACCTCACGGGGGCGAACGTGTTCATCTCGGCCGGGGAGCGTGACCCGATTTGCCCGAAAACAGAAACAGAAGAGCTCACGTCGACGCTACGGGGTGCCGGAGCGGACGTTGAACTCTTCTATCACGGAGGCGGGCACGAGCTACGCATGGAAGAAGTCGAGGCGGCCCGGGCCTGGTTGACACCGTTCCTCGGTTAA
- a CDS encoding glycosyltransferase family 4 protein, whose amino-acid sequence MLWIAMLVSFVMAILITPLVRRFAFLIGAVDHPNARKVHLRTMPRIGGLAIFIAFFIGYALLLPTSRYNDAILIGAVVILLTGLIDDRFQLTARVKLMGQMIATVIVLNAGMRIELINLPFDQQLYLGSWSIPVTVLWLIGITNAINLIDGLDGLAAGVSSIALGTIALLAIIQGNVYLTMMALLLLASTLGFLVHNFYPAKIFMGDTGALFLGYMLAVFSLIGFKNVTLFSLVVPVLLLGLPISDTIFAIVRRLVQGRPPMSPDKSHMHHQLIDMGFTTRQAVLLMYGMTFFFGIASILFAKTTMLGAIITFVIVLIVIELIVESTELIHPNYKPIIQTSRRLLGRPKT is encoded by the coding sequence ATGTTATGGATTGCCATGTTGGTCAGTTTTGTGATGGCCATCTTGATCACGCCGCTCGTTCGCCGATTTGCTTTTCTGATCGGAGCGGTCGATCACCCGAACGCCCGAAAAGTACATTTACGGACGATGCCACGGATCGGCGGCCTCGCCATCTTCATCGCTTTTTTCATCGGCTACGCCCTGTTGCTGCCGACGAGTCGATATAACGATGCCATCTTAATCGGGGCGGTCGTCATCCTCTTGACGGGTCTCATTGATGACCGGTTCCAGTTGACGGCCCGCGTCAAGCTGATGGGACAGATGATCGCGACGGTCATCGTCTTGAATGCAGGCATGCGCATCGAATTGATTAACCTTCCGTTCGACCAGCAGCTTTATCTCGGGTCGTGGAGCATCCCGGTGACGGTGCTTTGGTTGATCGGGATCACGAACGCGATCAATTTGATCGACGGTCTCGACGGTCTCGCCGCAGGCGTCTCGAGCATCGCCCTCGGAACGATCGCCTTGCTCGCCATCATCCAAGGCAACGTCTATTTGACGATGATGGCGTTGTTGCTCCTCGCGAGCACGCTCGGTTTTCTCGTCCATAACTTCTATCCGGCGAAGATCTTCATGGGGGACACGGGGGCGCTCTTCCTCGGCTATATGCTCGCCGTGTTCTCCTTGATCGGGTTCAAGAACGTAACGCTGTTCTCGCTCGTCGTGCCGGTGCTCTTGCTCGGACTGCCAATCTCGGACACGATCTTCGCGATCGTCCGCCGGCTCGTCCAAGGGCGTCCGCCGATGTCGCCCGATAAGTCGCACATGCATCACCAGTTGATTGACATGGGCTTCACGACGCGGCAGGCCGTTCTGCTCATGTACGGGATGACGTTCTTCTTCGGTATCGCCTCGATTCTGTTCGCGAAGACGACGATGCTCGGAGCGATCATCACGTTCGTCATCGTGCTCATCGTCATCGAGCTGATCGTCGAATCGACCGAATTGATTCACCCGAACTATAAGCCGATCATCCAGACGTCTAGGCGTCTGCTCGGCCGGCCGAAGACATGA
- a CDS encoding YigZ family protein, with protein MSAEQNYTIKQDGEYEVVIQKSKFIAHFKRVTSEEEAQAFIQAIKKAHWSANHNCSAYIIGARNEFQKANDDGEPSGTAGLPMLEVLRKRELKDTVVVVTRYFGGIKLGGGGLIRAYGGTVSEGLDAVGIVERIPMQRLTLTVDYGWIGKVENELRQSSYLLDDIVYADTVTFHISVPVEETEAAMAWLVDLTNGQGGLETQDQRIIERDFVR; from the coding sequence ATGTCTGCTGAACAAAATTATACTATAAAACAAGACGGAGAATACGAGGTCGTCATTCAAAAATCAAAATTTATCGCCCACTTCAAACGGGTCACGTCCGAGGAAGAGGCGCAGGCGTTCATCCAAGCTATCAAAAAGGCCCATTGGAGCGCCAACCATAACTGCTCGGCCTATATCATCGGCGCGCGCAACGAGTTCCAAAAAGCGAACGATGACGGTGAACCGAGCGGGACGGCCGGGCTGCCGATGCTCGAGGTGCTCCGGAAACGCGAGTTGAAAGATACGGTCGTCGTCGTCACCCGTTACTTCGGCGGCATCAAGCTCGGTGGCGGCGGATTGATTCGCGCTTACGGCGGCACGGTGAGCGAAGGGCTCGACGCGGTCGGCATCGTCGAACGCATCCCGATGCAACGGTTGACGCTCACCGTCGACTACGGTTGGATCGGCAAGGTCGAGAACGAATTGCGACAATCATCGTACCTCCTCGATGACATCGTTTACGCCGACACCGTCACGTTCCACATTTCGGTACCGGTCGAAGAGACCGAGGCCGCGATGGCCTGGCTCGTCGATTTGACGAACGGTCAAGGGGGACTCGAGACCCAGGACCAGCGCATCATCGAACGTGATTTTGTGCGGTAG
- the pgmB gene encoding beta-phosphoglucomutase encodes MSTIEAVIFDLDGVITDTAEYHYLAWKQLGEELDIPFDREFNETLKGVSRTDSLERILALGGRQDDFTPDEKAELAQKKNEHYVELIQHISSADLLPGIISFLDEIKEAGLKIGMASASKNAFAVVDALGVRHYFDHIVDAATVAESKPHPEVFLKAASALGVKPEHAIGVEDAAAGVTAIKAANMFAVAVGEESMLGHADLIVASTDELSLARILERVGE; translated from the coding sequence ATGTCGACGATTGAAGCAGTCATTTTTGATTTGGACGGTGTCATCACTGACACTGCGGAGTACCATTACCTCGCTTGGAAACAACTTGGAGAAGAGCTCGATATTCCGTTTGACCGTGAGTTCAATGAGACGCTGAAAGGCGTGAGTCGGACGGACTCGCTCGAGCGCATCCTCGCGCTCGGTGGGAGACAGGACGATTTCACACCGGATGAGAAAGCGGAACTCGCACAGAAGAAGAACGAGCATTACGTTGAACTCATTCAGCACATCTCTTCAGCCGATTTGTTGCCGGGCATCATTTCATTCCTCGATGAAATCAAAGAGGCTGGTCTCAAAATCGGAATGGCATCGGCTTCTAAAAACGCATTCGCGGTTGTAGACGCACTTGGTGTCCGTCATTACTTCGATCACATTGTCGATGCAGCAACTGTCGCCGAATCGAAACCACATCCCGAAGTGTTTTTGAAGGCTGCCTCTGCCCTTGGCGTGAAACCCGAACATGCCATCGGCGTTGAAGACGCAGCCGCAGGCGTAACTGCAATCAAAGCGGCAAACATGTTTGCTGTCGCCGTCGGGGAAGAATCGATGCTTGGTCATGCAGACCTCATCGTCGCTTCGACCGACGAACTCTCGCTCGCACGCATCCTCGAACGCGTCGGCGAGTAA
- a CDS encoding Rok-like winged helix domain-containing protein, which produces MESTGVNENIYRELMEIEESYRQLQRRAEYLISELNRNKREEESLLDPAKRMRPRRVNQRYPLEVYVHQVTDLLKERKTMSVRDIQMELELRYRHHISNIYQLMVKIESVNPDIKKIGRGLYTYEATDEVATHPAHA; this is translated from the coding sequence ATGGAATCTACGGGCGTCAATGAAAATATTTATCGGGAACTGATGGAAATCGAAGAGTCGTATCGTCAGTTGCAGCGTCGGGCGGAGTACTTGATTTCGGAGTTAAACCGGAACAAGCGCGAAGAGGAATCACTCCTCGATCCGGCGAAACGAATGCGTCCACGTCGCGTCAATCAACGCTATCCGCTCGAGGTCTACGTCCATCAGGTAACAGACCTGTTGAAGGAGCGGAAGACGATGAGCGTGCGAGACATCCAGATGGAGCTCGAATTGCGCTACCGACATCATATTAGTAATATTTACCAATTGATGGTGAAAATCGAATCGGTCAATCCTGATATCAAAAAGATTGGCCGCGGCTTGTATACATACGAGGCAACGGATGAAGTGGCGACACATCCGGCCCACGCCTGA
- a CDS encoding Asp23/Gls24 family envelope stress response protein, protein MHSTEGDVNVSRHVVEMIAAVAVKETKYVSFTQEDTKLSERALMKHVKVDESSEGVTINLSLYIAYGQSIVKTVTAVQERITQDMDTMLAMTPLSVNVKVVGIQL, encoded by the coding sequence ATGCATAGCACAGAAGGAGACGTCAACGTCTCACGTCACGTCGTCGAAATGATTGCCGCTGTCGCGGTCAAAGAGACGAAATATGTGTCGTTCACGCAAGAAGATACGAAATTGTCGGAGCGCGCGCTCATGAAGCACGTCAAAGTCGACGAGTCGTCAGAAGGCGTCACGATCAACTTGTCGCTCTACATCGCCTACGGTCAGTCGATCGTTAAGACAGTGACGGCCGTGCAGGAACGCATCACGCAAGACATGGACACGATGCTCGCGATGACACCGCTCTCGGTGAACGTGAAAGTCGTCGGCATCCAGTTATGA